Proteins found in one Ammospiza nelsoni isolate bAmmNel1 chromosome 15, bAmmNel1.pri, whole genome shotgun sequence genomic segment:
- the SEPTIN6 gene encoding septin-6 isoform X5 has translation MAAAEVARQGEGCRTVPLSGHVGFDSLPDQLVNKSVNHGFCFNILCVGETGLGKSTLMDTLFNTKFEGDPASHSQPGVQLKSSTYDLQESNVNLKLTIVSTVGFGDQINKEDSYKPIVEFIDAQFEAYLQEELKIRRVLHNYHDTRIHACLYFIAPTGHSLKSLDLVTMKKLDSKVNIIPIIAKSDAISKSELTKFKIKITSELVSNGVQIYQFPTDDESVAEINGTMNAHLPFAVIGSTEELKIGNKMMKARQYPWGTVQVENEAHCDFVKLREMLIRVNMEDLREQTHTRHYELYRRCKLEEMGFKDTDPDSKPFSLQETYEAKRNEFLGELQKKEEAMRQMFVQRVKEKEAELKEAEKELHEKFDRLKKLHQDEKKKLEDKKKSLDDEVNAFKQRKTAAELLQSQAQQAGGSQTLKRDKERKN, from the exons ATGGCGGCGGCCGAGGTGGCGCGGCAG GGTGAAGGCTGTCGCACTGTCCCCCTCTCTGGACACGTGGGATTTGATAGTTTGCCTGACCAGCTGGTTAATAAGTCAGTTAATCATGGGTTTTGTTTCAACATCCTGTGTGTGG GGGAAACTGGCCTTGGTAAGTCCACCCTCATGGACACCCTTTTCAACACCAAGTTTGAAGGTGACCCAGCATCTCACTCACAGCCTGGGGTCCAGCTGAAATCCAGTACCTATGACCTGCAGGAGAGCAATGTCAACCTCAAGCTGACTATTGTGAGCACAGTGGGCTTTGGGGATCAGATCAACAAAGAGGACAG CTACAAGCCCATTGTTGAGTTCATTGATGCTCAGTTTGAAGCCTACTTGCAAGAAGAGCTGAAGATCAGGAGGGTTTTGCACAACTACCACGACACGCGGATCCACGCCTGCCTGTACTTCATCGCTCCCACCGGCCATTCCCTGAAATCCCTGGACCTGGTCACCATGAAGAAGCTGGACAGCAAG GTGAACATCATTCCCATCATTGCCAAATCTGATGCCATTTCCAAGAGTGAGCTGAccaagtttaaaattaaaatcacaagtGAGCTGGTCAGCAATGGAGTGCAGATCTACCAGTTCCCAACAGATGACGAATCAGTGGCAGAGATAAATGGGACAATGAAT GCCCATTTGCCATTTGCAGTGATCGGGAGCACGGAGGAGCTGAAAATAGGAAACAAAATGATGAAAGCTCGTCAGTACCCTTGGGGCACAGTGCAGG TGGAGAACGAAGCTCACTGCGACTTTGTGAAGCTGCGGGAGATGCTGATCCGCGTGAACATGGAGGACCTGCGTGAGCAGACCCACACCCGCCACTACGAGCTCTACAGGCGGTGTAAGCTGGAAGAGATGGGCTTCAAGGACACTGATCCAGACAGCAAACCCTTCAG ctTACAAGAAACTTATGAGGCCAAAAGAAACGAGTTTCTGGGGGAActgcagaaaaaggaagaggCAATGAGACAGATGTTTGTCCAGAGGGTCAAGGAAAAAGAAGCTGAGTTGAAGGAGGCTGAAAAAGAG ctgcaTGAAAAGTTTGATCGCCTGAAGAAATTGCATCAggatgaaaagaagaaactggAGGATAAGAAGAAGTCTCTGGATGATGAAGTAAATGCATTTAAACAAAGGAAGACAGCAGCTGAATTGCTTCAGTCACAGGCTCAGCAGGCTGGAGGATCACAAACTCTTAAAAGGgataaggaaaggaaaaa
- the SEPTIN6 gene encoding septin-6 isoform X1, whose protein sequence is MAAAEVARQGEGCRTVPLSGHVGFDSLPDQLVNKSVNHGFCFNILCVGETGLGKSTLMDTLFNTKFEGDPASHSQPGVQLKSSTYDLQESNVNLKLTIVSTVGFGDQINKEDSYKPIVEFIDAQFEAYLQEELKIRRVLHNYHDTRIHACLYFIAPTGHSLKSLDLVTMKKLDSKVNIIPIIAKSDAISKSELTKFKIKITSELVSNGVQIYQFPTDDESVAEINGTMNAHLPFAVIGSTEELKIGNKMMKARQYPWGTVQVENEAHCDFVKLREMLIRVNMEDLREQTHTRHYELYRRCKLEEMGFKDTDPDSKPFSLQETYEAKRNEFLGELQKKEEAMRQMFVQRVKEKEAELKEAEKELHEKFDRLKKLHQDEKKKLEDKKKSLDDEVNAFKQRKTAAELLQSQAQQAGGSQTLKRDKERKNNPWLCTE, encoded by the exons ATGGCGGCGGCCGAGGTGGCGCGGCAG GGTGAAGGCTGTCGCACTGTCCCCCTCTCTGGACACGTGGGATTTGATAGTTTGCCTGACCAGCTGGTTAATAAGTCAGTTAATCATGGGTTTTGTTTCAACATCCTGTGTGTGG GGGAAACTGGCCTTGGTAAGTCCACCCTCATGGACACCCTTTTCAACACCAAGTTTGAAGGTGACCCAGCATCTCACTCACAGCCTGGGGTCCAGCTGAAATCCAGTACCTATGACCTGCAGGAGAGCAATGTCAACCTCAAGCTGACTATTGTGAGCACAGTGGGCTTTGGGGATCAGATCAACAAAGAGGACAG CTACAAGCCCATTGTTGAGTTCATTGATGCTCAGTTTGAAGCCTACTTGCAAGAAGAGCTGAAGATCAGGAGGGTTTTGCACAACTACCACGACACGCGGATCCACGCCTGCCTGTACTTCATCGCTCCCACCGGCCATTCCCTGAAATCCCTGGACCTGGTCACCATGAAGAAGCTGGACAGCAAG GTGAACATCATTCCCATCATTGCCAAATCTGATGCCATTTCCAAGAGTGAGCTGAccaagtttaaaattaaaatcacaagtGAGCTGGTCAGCAATGGAGTGCAGATCTACCAGTTCCCAACAGATGACGAATCAGTGGCAGAGATAAATGGGACAATGAAT GCCCATTTGCCATTTGCAGTGATCGGGAGCACGGAGGAGCTGAAAATAGGAAACAAAATGATGAAAGCTCGTCAGTACCCTTGGGGCACAGTGCAGG TGGAGAACGAAGCTCACTGCGACTTTGTGAAGCTGCGGGAGATGCTGATCCGCGTGAACATGGAGGACCTGCGTGAGCAGACCCACACCCGCCACTACGAGCTCTACAGGCGGTGTAAGCTGGAAGAGATGGGCTTCAAGGACACTGATCCAGACAGCAAACCCTTCAG ctTACAAGAAACTTATGAGGCCAAAAGAAACGAGTTTCTGGGGGAActgcagaaaaaggaagaggCAATGAGACAGATGTTTGTCCAGAGGGTCAAGGAAAAAGAAGCTGAGTTGAAGGAGGCTGAAAAAGAG ctgcaTGAAAAGTTTGATCGCCTGAAGAAATTGCATCAggatgaaaagaagaaactggAGGATAAGAAGAAGTCTCTGGATGATGAAGTAAATGCATTTAAACAAAGGAAGACAGCAGCTGAATTGCTTCAGTCACAGGCTCAGCAGGCTGGAGGATCACAAACTCTTAAAAGGgataaggaaaggaaaaa
- the SEPTIN6 gene encoding septin-6 isoform X4, with amino-acid sequence MAAAEVARQGEGCRTVPLSGHVGFDSLPDQLVNKSVNHGFCFNILCVGETGLGKSTLMDTLFNTKFEGDPASHSQPGVQLKSSTYDLQESNVNLKLTIVSTVGFGDQINKEDSYKPIVEFIDAQFEAYLQEELKIRRVLHNYHDTRIHACLYFIAPTGHSLKSLDLVTMKKLDSKVNIIPIIAKSDAISKSELTKFKIKITSELVSNGVQIYQFPTDDESVAEINGTMNAHLPFAVIGSTEELKIGNKMMKARQYPWGTVQVENEAHCDFVKLREMLIRVNMEDLREQTHTRHYELYRRCKLEEMGFKDTDPDSKPFSLQETYEAKRNEFLGELQKKEEAMRQMFVQRVKEKEAELKEAEKELHEKFDRLKKLHQDEKKKLEDKKKSLDDEVNAFKQRKTAAELLQSQAQQAGGSQTLKRDKERKNFF; translated from the exons ATGGCGGCGGCCGAGGTGGCGCGGCAG GGTGAAGGCTGTCGCACTGTCCCCCTCTCTGGACACGTGGGATTTGATAGTTTGCCTGACCAGCTGGTTAATAAGTCAGTTAATCATGGGTTTTGTTTCAACATCCTGTGTGTGG GGGAAACTGGCCTTGGTAAGTCCACCCTCATGGACACCCTTTTCAACACCAAGTTTGAAGGTGACCCAGCATCTCACTCACAGCCTGGGGTCCAGCTGAAATCCAGTACCTATGACCTGCAGGAGAGCAATGTCAACCTCAAGCTGACTATTGTGAGCACAGTGGGCTTTGGGGATCAGATCAACAAAGAGGACAG CTACAAGCCCATTGTTGAGTTCATTGATGCTCAGTTTGAAGCCTACTTGCAAGAAGAGCTGAAGATCAGGAGGGTTTTGCACAACTACCACGACACGCGGATCCACGCCTGCCTGTACTTCATCGCTCCCACCGGCCATTCCCTGAAATCCCTGGACCTGGTCACCATGAAGAAGCTGGACAGCAAG GTGAACATCATTCCCATCATTGCCAAATCTGATGCCATTTCCAAGAGTGAGCTGAccaagtttaaaattaaaatcacaagtGAGCTGGTCAGCAATGGAGTGCAGATCTACCAGTTCCCAACAGATGACGAATCAGTGGCAGAGATAAATGGGACAATGAAT GCCCATTTGCCATTTGCAGTGATCGGGAGCACGGAGGAGCTGAAAATAGGAAACAAAATGATGAAAGCTCGTCAGTACCCTTGGGGCACAGTGCAGG TGGAGAACGAAGCTCACTGCGACTTTGTGAAGCTGCGGGAGATGCTGATCCGCGTGAACATGGAGGACCTGCGTGAGCAGACCCACACCCGCCACTACGAGCTCTACAGGCGGTGTAAGCTGGAAGAGATGGGCTTCAAGGACACTGATCCAGACAGCAAACCCTTCAG ctTACAAGAAACTTATGAGGCCAAAAGAAACGAGTTTCTGGGGGAActgcagaaaaaggaagaggCAATGAGACAGATGTTTGTCCAGAGGGTCAAGGAAAAAGAAGCTGAGTTGAAGGAGGCTGAAAAAGAG ctgcaTGAAAAGTTTGATCGCCTGAAGAAATTGCATCAggatgaaaagaagaaactggAGGATAAGAAGAAGTCTCTGGATGATGAAGTAAATGCATTTAAACAAAGGAAGACAGCAGCTGAATTGCTTCAGTCACAGGCTCAGCAGGCTGGAGGATCACAAACTCTTAAAAGGgataaggaaaggaaaaa
- the SEPTIN6 gene encoding septin-6 isoform X3, which produces MAAAEGEGCRTVPLSGHVGFDSLPDQLVNKSVNHGFCFNILCVGETGLGKSTLMDTLFNTKFEGDPASHSQPGVQLKSSTYDLQESNVNLKLTIVSTVGFGDQINKEDSYKPIVEFIDAQFEAYLQEELKIRRVLHNYHDTRIHACLYFIAPTGHSLKSLDLVTMKKLDSKVNIIPIIAKSDAISKSELTKFKIKITSELVSNGVQIYQFPTDDESVAEINGTMNAHLPFAVIGSTEELKIGNKMMKARQYPWGTVQVENEAHCDFVKLREMLIRVNMEDLREQTHTRHYELYRRCKLEEMGFKDTDPDSKPFSLQETYEAKRNEFLGELQKKEEAMRQMFVQRVKEKEAELKEAEKELHEKFDRLKKLHQDEKKKLEDKKKSLDDEVNAFKQRKTAAELLQSQAQQAGGSQTLKRDKERKNNPWLCTE; this is translated from the exons ATGGCGGCGGCCGAG GGTGAAGGCTGTCGCACTGTCCCCCTCTCTGGACACGTGGGATTTGATAGTTTGCCTGACCAGCTGGTTAATAAGTCAGTTAATCATGGGTTTTGTTTCAACATCCTGTGTGTGG GGGAAACTGGCCTTGGTAAGTCCACCCTCATGGACACCCTTTTCAACACCAAGTTTGAAGGTGACCCAGCATCTCACTCACAGCCTGGGGTCCAGCTGAAATCCAGTACCTATGACCTGCAGGAGAGCAATGTCAACCTCAAGCTGACTATTGTGAGCACAGTGGGCTTTGGGGATCAGATCAACAAAGAGGACAG CTACAAGCCCATTGTTGAGTTCATTGATGCTCAGTTTGAAGCCTACTTGCAAGAAGAGCTGAAGATCAGGAGGGTTTTGCACAACTACCACGACACGCGGATCCACGCCTGCCTGTACTTCATCGCTCCCACCGGCCATTCCCTGAAATCCCTGGACCTGGTCACCATGAAGAAGCTGGACAGCAAG GTGAACATCATTCCCATCATTGCCAAATCTGATGCCATTTCCAAGAGTGAGCTGAccaagtttaaaattaaaatcacaagtGAGCTGGTCAGCAATGGAGTGCAGATCTACCAGTTCCCAACAGATGACGAATCAGTGGCAGAGATAAATGGGACAATGAAT GCCCATTTGCCATTTGCAGTGATCGGGAGCACGGAGGAGCTGAAAATAGGAAACAAAATGATGAAAGCTCGTCAGTACCCTTGGGGCACAGTGCAGG TGGAGAACGAAGCTCACTGCGACTTTGTGAAGCTGCGGGAGATGCTGATCCGCGTGAACATGGAGGACCTGCGTGAGCAGACCCACACCCGCCACTACGAGCTCTACAGGCGGTGTAAGCTGGAAGAGATGGGCTTCAAGGACACTGATCCAGACAGCAAACCCTTCAG ctTACAAGAAACTTATGAGGCCAAAAGAAACGAGTTTCTGGGGGAActgcagaaaaaggaagaggCAATGAGACAGATGTTTGTCCAGAGGGTCAAGGAAAAAGAAGCTGAGTTGAAGGAGGCTGAAAAAGAG ctgcaTGAAAAGTTTGATCGCCTGAAGAAATTGCATCAggatgaaaagaagaaactggAGGATAAGAAGAAGTCTCTGGATGATGAAGTAAATGCATTTAAACAAAGGAAGACAGCAGCTGAATTGCTTCAGTCACAGGCTCAGCAGGCTGGAGGATCACAAACTCTTAAAAGGgataaggaaaggaaaaa
- the SEPTIN6 gene encoding septin-6 isoform X2 has translation MAAAEVARQGEGCRTVPLSGHVGFDSLPDQLVNKSVNHGFCFNILCVGETGLGKSTLMDTLFNTKFEGDPASHSQPGVQLKSSTYDLQESNVNLKLTIVSTVGFGDQINKEDSYKPIVEFIDAQFEAYLQEELKIRRVLHNYHDTRIHACLYFIAPTGHSLKSLDLVTMKKLDSKVNIIPIIAKSDAISKSELTKFKIKITSELVSNGVQIYQFPTDDESVAEINGTMNAHLPFAVIGSTEELKIGNKMMKARQYPWGTVQVENEAHCDFVKLREMLIRVNMEDLREQTHTRHYELYRRCKLEEMGFKDTDPDSKPFSLQETYEAKRNEFLGELQKKEEAMRQMFVQRVKEKEAELKEAEKELHEKFDRLKKLHQDEKKKLEDKKKSLDDEVNAFKQRKTAAELLQSQAQQAGGSQTLKRDKERKNSGFL, from the exons ATGGCGGCGGCCGAGGTGGCGCGGCAG GGTGAAGGCTGTCGCACTGTCCCCCTCTCTGGACACGTGGGATTTGATAGTTTGCCTGACCAGCTGGTTAATAAGTCAGTTAATCATGGGTTTTGTTTCAACATCCTGTGTGTGG GGGAAACTGGCCTTGGTAAGTCCACCCTCATGGACACCCTTTTCAACACCAAGTTTGAAGGTGACCCAGCATCTCACTCACAGCCTGGGGTCCAGCTGAAATCCAGTACCTATGACCTGCAGGAGAGCAATGTCAACCTCAAGCTGACTATTGTGAGCACAGTGGGCTTTGGGGATCAGATCAACAAAGAGGACAG CTACAAGCCCATTGTTGAGTTCATTGATGCTCAGTTTGAAGCCTACTTGCAAGAAGAGCTGAAGATCAGGAGGGTTTTGCACAACTACCACGACACGCGGATCCACGCCTGCCTGTACTTCATCGCTCCCACCGGCCATTCCCTGAAATCCCTGGACCTGGTCACCATGAAGAAGCTGGACAGCAAG GTGAACATCATTCCCATCATTGCCAAATCTGATGCCATTTCCAAGAGTGAGCTGAccaagtttaaaattaaaatcacaagtGAGCTGGTCAGCAATGGAGTGCAGATCTACCAGTTCCCAACAGATGACGAATCAGTGGCAGAGATAAATGGGACAATGAAT GCCCATTTGCCATTTGCAGTGATCGGGAGCACGGAGGAGCTGAAAATAGGAAACAAAATGATGAAAGCTCGTCAGTACCCTTGGGGCACAGTGCAGG TGGAGAACGAAGCTCACTGCGACTTTGTGAAGCTGCGGGAGATGCTGATCCGCGTGAACATGGAGGACCTGCGTGAGCAGACCCACACCCGCCACTACGAGCTCTACAGGCGGTGTAAGCTGGAAGAGATGGGCTTCAAGGACACTGATCCAGACAGCAAACCCTTCAG ctTACAAGAAACTTATGAGGCCAAAAGAAACGAGTTTCTGGGGGAActgcagaaaaaggaagaggCAATGAGACAGATGTTTGTCCAGAGGGTCAAGGAAAAAGAAGCTGAGTTGAAGGAGGCTGAAAAAGAG ctgcaTGAAAAGTTTGATCGCCTGAAGAAATTGCATCAggatgaaaagaagaaactggAGGATAAGAAGAAGTCTCTGGATGATGAAGTAAATGCATTTAAACAAAGGAAGACAGCAGCTGAATTGCTTCAGTCACAGGCTCAGCAGGCTGGAGGATCACAAACTCTTAAAAGGgataaggaaaggaaaaa